The following proteins come from a genomic window of Sinorhizobium fredii NGR234:
- a CDS encoding DUF4910 domain-containing protein, with protein MGVGDEIFELAARLFPICRSITGDGVRQTLDILSDHVALERHEVPSGTQVFDWTVPQEWNIRSASITGPDGHAVVDFADCNLHVVNYSLPFKGILPLNELKLHIHTLPGQPDVVPYRTSYYAPTWGFCMSCDRASELPDGLYQVEIDSDLKDGNLSYGEYLHRGQTEREFLLSAHICHPSLANDNCSGLALLAILARHIAARETRYSYRFLFAPGTIGAITWLARNEDRTHLIDHGLVLSCVGDAGSPSYKRSRRGDAFIDRAMAHVLGHEAGAKLLDFSPYGYDERQYCSPGFNLPVGMFQRSVHGTFPEYHTSADNLDFISHEHLADSFRILTDVIDVVEGDWTPLNLFPKCEPQLGRRGLYAALGGQKSQEVTSMSLLWVLNLADGKHSLLSIAQRSGLPFRQVAAAAAILSDHGLLGETSSPLMPSSAR; from the coding sequence ATGGGTGTCGGCGACGAAATCTTTGAATTGGCCGCGCGGCTGTTTCCGATCTGCAGGAGCATTACGGGAGACGGTGTGCGCCAAACGCTGGATATCCTGTCCGATCACGTTGCGCTCGAGCGGCACGAGGTGCCCTCGGGAACCCAAGTGTTCGACTGGACCGTCCCGCAGGAATGGAACATCCGGTCGGCCAGCATCACGGGACCCGACGGGCACGCGGTCGTTGATTTTGCCGACTGCAACCTGCACGTCGTCAACTACAGCCTACCCTTCAAGGGAATCCTGCCGCTCAACGAGTTGAAGCTGCACATCCACACCCTGCCCGGTCAGCCGGATGTGGTCCCCTACCGCACCTCCTATTACGCCCCGACATGGGGTTTCTGCATGTCCTGCGACAGGGCGTCCGAATTACCTGATGGGCTCTACCAGGTAGAGATCGACTCCGATCTCAAGGACGGCAACCTGAGCTACGGCGAATACCTGCACCGCGGACAGACGGAGCGGGAATTCCTTCTGTCGGCGCACATCTGCCACCCCTCGCTGGCCAACGACAACTGTTCGGGCCTCGCCCTGCTGGCAATACTTGCGAGGCACATAGCGGCCAGGGAAACACGATACAGCTACCGCTTCCTGTTCGCTCCGGGCACGATCGGCGCGATCACGTGGCTGGCCCGCAACGAGGACCGGACGCATCTCATCGACCATGGCCTCGTGCTCTCCTGCGTAGGGGACGCGGGAAGTCCGTCATACAAGCGCAGCCGCCGCGGCGACGCCTTCATCGACCGCGCCATGGCGCACGTACTTGGGCATGAAGCCGGAGCGAAATTGTTGGATTTCTCGCCCTACGGCTATGACGAACGGCAATATTGCTCGCCGGGCTTCAACCTGCCGGTCGGCATGTTCCAGCGGAGCGTCCACGGCACCTTTCCCGAATACCATACGTCGGCCGACAATCTCGACTTCATCAGTCACGAGCACCTAGCGGACTCCTTCCGCATCCTGACGGACGTGATCGATGTCGTCGAAGGGGACTGGACGCCTCTGAACCTCTTCCCGAAATGCGAACCGCAACTCGGCAGGCGAGGGCTTTACGCCGCCCTCGGGGGCCAGAAGTCTCAGGAGGTGACCTCCATGTCGCTGCTATGGGTTCTGAACCTTGCCGACGGGAAGCATTCGCTGCTGTCGATCGCACAGCGCTCGGGTCTCCCGTTCAGACAAGTCGCCGCTGCCGCTGCCATCTTGTCGGATCATGGCCTCCTGGGGGAGACATCCAGTCCTTTGATGCCCTCGTCGGCACGATGA
- the rfbC gene encoding dTDP-4-dehydrorhamnose 3,5-epimerase, producing MQFTQAELKGVWLIEPTPVIDDRGSFTRVFCEKEMADFGLATRFVQHSRSHSVRKGTLRGLHFQEEPHTEVKLVSCACGAIFDVVVDLRPNSPTRNRWLGFELTPENMKQVYIPAGFAHGFQTLTEDAEVSYLISQFYTPHAATGVRFNDPAFSINWPLMPTAMSERDRTWPLVRKLVS from the coding sequence ATGCAGTTTACCCAAGCGGAACTGAAGGGTGTCTGGCTGATCGAGCCGACACCGGTGATTGACGACCGAGGTTCGTTCACGCGCGTCTTCTGCGAAAAGGAAATGGCAGATTTCGGGCTTGCGACGCGCTTTGTCCAGCACAGCCGGTCGCATTCCGTCAGGAAGGGAACCTTGCGGGGACTGCACTTCCAGGAGGAGCCGCATACCGAGGTGAAGCTCGTTTCCTGTGCCTGCGGCGCAATCTTTGACGTCGTTGTGGACCTGCGGCCCAATTCGCCCACCCGCAATCGCTGGCTGGGTTTCGAGCTCACGCCCGAAAACATGAAACAGGTCTACATCCCAGCAGGCTTCGCCCACGGGTTTCAGACGCTGACTGAGGACGCCGAGGTCTCGTACCTGATTTCGCAGTTCTACACGCCCCACGCGGCGACGGGTGTCCGCTTCAACGACCCGGCCTTTTCGATAAACTGGCCGCTGATGCCGACGGCGATGTCAGAACGGGACAGGACATGGCCTCTGGTCAGGAAGCTGGTCAGCTAG
- a CDS encoding class I SAM-dependent methyltransferase, whose protein sequence is MNIQAIEIDRDHHTAPRDVSCRLCGSRLRHALVDLGMSPPCESYLQADQLDQRELYYPLNVLVCDTCYLVQLKEYMSAETIFSEYAYFSSFSTSWVAHSKAYCEAITKRLGLGSDSLAVELASNDGYLLQHFLPLGVPVLGVEPAANVARAAEEKGVTTRVDFFGVRLANQMMAEGLDADLIIGNNVLAQVPDLNDFVAGIKILLKPEGVVTLEFPHIERLMAENQFDTIYHEHFSYFSLLTINLMAARHGLRVIDVEELPTHGGSLRVYLAHEGGSWATEDSVTELLAREKRHGLTEMSTYASFGHKAQRAKRDLLAFLIAAKNEGKKICGYGAPGKGNTLLNYCAIGTDFLDFTVDRNPYKHGRYTPGMHIPIKPVEAIDQARPDYILILPWNLKDEIIQQMHHVAAWGAKFVVPIPFVTVIDPLELRK, encoded by the coding sequence ATGAACATTCAGGCTATCGAAATCGATCGCGACCACCACACCGCACCCCGGGATGTCAGCTGCAGGCTTTGCGGATCGCGCTTGCGCCACGCCCTCGTAGACCTTGGCATGTCGCCTCCGTGCGAGAGCTACCTGCAGGCCGACCAGCTTGACCAGAGGGAACTCTACTATCCGCTTAACGTTCTGGTCTGCGACACCTGTTACCTGGTGCAGCTCAAGGAGTACATGAGCGCAGAGACCATCTTCAGCGAATACGCCTATTTCTCCTCCTTCTCGACGAGCTGGGTCGCCCATTCGAAGGCATATTGCGAGGCGATCACGAAGCGCCTTGGCCTTGGTTCCGACAGCCTGGCAGTTGAACTGGCCAGCAATGACGGCTACCTGCTGCAGCACTTCCTGCCGCTCGGAGTTCCCGTGCTCGGCGTCGAACCTGCCGCCAACGTGGCCCGCGCCGCCGAAGAAAAGGGCGTGACGACCCGCGTGGACTTTTTCGGCGTCCGGTTGGCGAACCAGATGATGGCCGAAGGGCTGGATGCCGATCTCATCATTGGTAATAACGTCCTGGCGCAGGTTCCCGACCTCAACGACTTCGTCGCGGGCATCAAAATCCTGCTCAAGCCGGAAGGCGTTGTCACCCTCGAATTCCCGCACATCGAGCGGCTAATGGCCGAGAACCAGTTCGACACAATCTACCACGAGCACTTCTCGTACTTTTCGCTGCTGACCATCAATCTCATGGCGGCCCGCCACGGGCTGCGGGTGATCGACGTCGAGGAACTGCCCACCCATGGGGGTTCTCTCCGCGTCTATCTCGCCCACGAGGGTGGCAGTTGGGCCACGGAAGACAGCGTGACCGAACTCCTCGCCCGTGAAAAGCGGCACGGGCTGACGGAGATGTCGACCTACGCGTCATTCGGCCACAAGGCACAGCGCGCGAAGCGCGACCTCCTGGCGTTCCTGATCGCGGCCAAGAACGAAGGCAAGAAAATCTGCGGCTACGGCGCGCCGGGCAAGGGCAACACGCTCCTCAACTACTGCGCCATCGGCACCGACTTCCTCGATTTTACCGTCGACCGGAACCCCTATAAGCACGGCCGCTACACGCCGGGCATGCACATTCCGATCAAGCCCGTCGAAGCGATCGACCAGGCCAGGCCCGACTACATCCTGATCCTTCCGTGGAACCTGAAGGACGAGATCATCCAGCAGATGCACCATGTCGCCGCCTGGGGCGCTAAATTCGTGGTGCCGATTCCTTTCGTGACAGTGATCGATCCATTGGAGTTGCGGAAATGA
- a CDS encoding sugar phosphate nucleotidyltransferase: MKVVLFCGGRGTRIRDYSESIPKPMIPLGQQPILRHVMQWYSDYGHDEFVLCLGYKSNVIKEFFLNTRPQTFADCVVSGGGRDVQLLNQADKDWRVTLLDTGIWRNIGERLWAARDHVRHEKMFLANYSDGLTDVDLKDVIAKFEASGKIGCFLAVRAPLTYHLADIAEDGRVREFRTTDTSEIWINGGYFVFRPEIFDYMREGEELVLEPFKRLIADNMLMAYKHEGFWRSMDTLRDWQSLEDMVEKGDMPWNAKVTAEKNRRSVVAAAS; this comes from the coding sequence ATGAAGGTAGTTCTTTTCTGCGGCGGGCGCGGGACCCGAATCCGCGATTATTCCGAAAGCATTCCAAAACCGATGATCCCGCTCGGTCAGCAGCCGATCTTGCGGCACGTCATGCAGTGGTACAGCGATTACGGACACGACGAATTCGTGTTGTGCCTGGGGTATAAGTCCAATGTCATCAAGGAGTTCTTCCTGAACACCCGGCCACAGACATTCGCCGACTGCGTCGTGTCCGGCGGCGGCAGGGACGTTCAGTTACTCAATCAGGCCGACAAGGATTGGCGCGTTACGCTGCTCGACACGGGCATTTGGCGAAACATCGGAGAGCGCCTCTGGGCCGCCAGGGACCACGTCAGACACGAGAAGATGTTTCTGGCGAACTACAGCGACGGGCTGACTGACGTCGATCTTAAGGACGTGATCGCCAAGTTCGAAGCCAGCGGCAAGATCGGCTGCTTCCTCGCGGTGCGCGCGCCGCTGACCTATCACCTTGCCGACATCGCCGAGGATGGCCGCGTCCGCGAGTTTCGCACGACGGACACCTCGGAGATCTGGATCAATGGCGGCTATTTCGTATTTCGGCCCGAAATCTTCGATTACATGCGCGAGGGGGAGGAGCTCGTGCTCGAACCCTTCAAACGCCTAATCGCAGACAACATGCTGATGGCATACAAGCACGAGGGTTTCTGGCGCTCAATGGACACGCTGCGCGACTGGCAGTCGCTCGAAGATATGGTCGAAAAGGGCGACATGCCCTGGAACGCGAAGGTTACCGCCGAAAAGAACAGGCGCAGCGTAGTCGCGGCGGCATCATGA
- a CDS encoding PIG-L deacetylase family protein, with translation MMRLGLARRGEELSVLCLGAHSDDIEIGAGGTILSLIASGVRLNVNWCVLSAGGQRAAEASASAEAFLEGAQSTNVDVAEFEDSYFPAQSRDIKRWLIDVRARVRPDVVFTHARLDAHQDHREVNKLTWNVFRDHLVLEYEIPKWDGDLGQPNAYSPLTAEVMERKIALLHEHFGTQRSKDWFDRETFAGLARLRGMECRAPEHFAEAFVLRKARIL, from the coding sequence ATGATGCGGCTTGGCCTCGCGCGTCGCGGGGAGGAACTCTCGGTCCTCTGCCTTGGTGCCCACTCTGACGACATCGAAATCGGTGCGGGAGGCACGATCCTCAGCCTGATCGCATCAGGGGTCAGGCTGAACGTCAATTGGTGTGTGCTGAGCGCCGGCGGCCAGCGGGCGGCGGAAGCCAGTGCCTCGGCCGAGGCGTTCCTCGAAGGCGCGCAGTCGACCAATGTCGACGTGGCGGAATTCGAGGACAGCTACTTCCCCGCCCAGAGCCGCGATATTAAGCGTTGGTTGATCGATGTCAGGGCTCGGGTCCGGCCGGACGTTGTGTTTACCCACGCCCGGCTCGACGCCCACCAGGACCATCGCGAGGTCAACAAACTGACCTGGAACGTTTTCCGCGACCATCTGGTGTTAGAGTACGAGATTCCGAAGTGGGACGGCGACCTTGGCCAGCCAAATGCCTATTCACCACTCACGGCCGAGGTTATGGAAAGGAAGATTGCTCTCCTGCACGAACACTTCGGGACACAGCGCTCGAAAGACTGGTTCGACCGGGAAACGTTCGCGGGCCTTGCGCGGCTGCGGGGAATGGAGTGCCGGGCACCCGAGCATTTCGCGGAGGCCTTCGTGCTCCGGAAGGCGAGAATTCTTTAG
- a CDS encoding IS91 family transposase: MAAGLEVADIFRRHGEGYRQSHDTHLGRVERRVMSAVEMCRTARLGGHVQQCRDCEALRIAYNSCRNRHCPKCQGQASRDWLAARQADLLPVSYFHVVFTVPQAIAAIAFQNKQVVYAVLFRAVAETLRRLAADPRHLGAELGFIAVLHSWGQNLHYHPHIHCIVPGGGLSFDQTRWVACRRNFFLPVRVLSRLFRRLFLEYLKQAHDEGQLQFFGSIASLADPAAFTRMIREARRVNWIVYAKPPFAGPQQVLAYLGRYTHRIAISNSRLVSMDGGQVTFRWKDYRRGGRQKRMTLDAHEFIRRFLLHTVPDGFHRIRHFGLLANGQRQQKLEACRNLLNVPQPEEPVEDLDTVEAPPFAHRCPCCGGRMNILGTWKPRQPACRPAWNDSS, encoded by the coding sequence ATGGCGGCGGGATTGGAGGTGGCGGACATTTTTCGCCGCCACGGGGAAGGATATCGTCAATCGCATGACACGCATCTCGGGCGGGTTGAGCGCCGGGTGATGAGCGCGGTCGAGATGTGTCGGACCGCGCGGCTGGGCGGCCATGTCCAGCAATGCCGGGATTGTGAGGCGCTCCGCATCGCCTACAATTCCTGCCGTAACCGGCATTGCCCAAAGTGTCAGGGACAGGCCAGCCGCGATTGGCTTGCCGCCCGGCAGGCCGACCTGCTGCCGGTCAGCTATTTCCACGTCGTCTTCACCGTGCCGCAAGCGATCGCCGCGATTGCCTTCCAGAACAAGCAGGTGGTCTATGCTGTCCTGTTTCGCGCCGTCGCCGAGACACTCCGCAGACTTGCCGCTGACCCCAGACATCTGGGTGCTGAACTCGGCTTTATCGCCGTGCTGCATTCCTGGGGGCAGAACCTCCATTATCACCCACACATCCACTGCATCGTGCCGGGCGGCGGATTGTCGTTCGATCAAACCCGCTGGGTGGCTTGTCGGAGGAACTTCTTCCTGCCCGTGCGGGTGCTGTCGCGCCTGTTCCGGCGACTGTTTCTCGAATACCTGAAGCAGGCTCATGACGAAGGCCAGCTTCAGTTCTTCGGCAGCATCGCGAGCCTGGCCGATCCAGCTGCATTCACGCGCATGATCAGAGAAGCGCGGCGCGTCAATTGGATCGTCTATGCCAAGCCGCCCTTTGCCGGACCCCAACAGGTGCTGGCCTATCTCGGCCGCTACACCCATCGCATCGCCATCTCCAATTCCCGCCTCGTCAGCATGGATGGTGGTCAGGTCACATTCCGCTGGAAGGATTATCGCAGGGGTGGCAGGCAGAAGCGGATGACGCTCGATGCCCACGAGTTCATTCGTCGCTTCCTGCTGCATACGGTTCCGGACGGCTTCCATCGCATCCGTCACTTTGGCTTGCTTGCCAACGGACAGCGGCAGCAGAAGCTGGAGGCATGCCGCAATCTCCTCAATGTCCCGCAGCCGGAAGAGCCGGTCGAAGACCTGGATACGGTCGAGGCCCCGCCATTTGCACACCGCTGTCCCTGTTGCGGCGGAAGGATGAACATCCTCGGCACCTGGAAGCCGCGTCAACCAGCCTGTCGACCAGCATGGAACGATAGCTCATGA
- a CDS encoding tyrosine-type recombinase/integrase produces MSEMSPLRRRMIEDMTIRNLSPATQRSYLHAVTKFSRYFGRSPDRLGLEDVRAFQVHLVSSGLSWPALNQTVCALRFFFGVTLGHAEIPERIAYARTPAKLPTILNGDEIVRFLEAVPSLKTRTALTTAYAAGLRATETVSLKVSNIDGERGVIRIEHGKGGKDRNVMLSAQLLHILRVYWKLVRPQVWLFPGRDESKPIDVQVLHSACRSARAAAGIDKRISVHTLRHSFATHLLESGTDIRIIQVLLGHNNLSTTARYTKVSNTLIRATTSPLDRLTLEVVPTG; encoded by the coding sequence ATGAGTGAGATGAGCCCGCTGCGGCGACGGATGATCGAGGACATGACGATCCGCAATTTGTCGCCGGCGACGCAGCGATCGTATTTGCATGCAGTGACGAAGTTTTCGCGCTATTTCGGTCGGTCGCCGGACCGGTTGGGGCTGGAGGATGTGCGTGCCTTTCAGGTGCATCTGGTGTCGTCGGGGCTATCATGGCCGGCCTTGAACCAGACGGTTTGCGCCCTTCGCTTCTTCTTCGGCGTCACGCTTGGACATGCGGAGATACCGGAGCGCATTGCCTATGCCCGAACGCCCGCCAAGTTGCCGACGATATTGAACGGCGATGAGATCGTGCGGTTTTTGGAAGCGGTCCCGAGCCTGAAGACACGAACGGCGCTGACGACGGCTTATGCGGCTGGTTTGCGCGCCACCGAGACGGTCAGTCTCAAGGTCAGCAACATCGACGGCGAGCGCGGCGTCATCCGCATCGAGCATGGCAAAGGCGGCAAGGACCGCAACGTGATGCTGTCGGCGCAGTTGCTTCATATCCTTCGGGTCTATTGGAAGCTGGTGCGACCGCAGGTCTGGTTGTTTCCGGGACGTGACGAGAGCAAACCCATCGATGTCCAGGTTCTGCATTCTGCCTGCCGTTCGGCACGTGCCGCAGCCGGCATCGACAAGCGGATATCGGTGCACACGTTGCGCCACAGCTTTGCCACCCATCTCTTGGAGAGCGGCACCGACATTCGTATCATCCAGGTCCTGCTCGGCCACAACAATCTGTCGACCACGGCGCGTTACACGAAAGTGTCCAACACACTCATCCGCGCCACGACCAGTCCGCTCGACCGGCTGACGCTGGAGGTGGTGCCGACAGGCTGA
- a CDS encoding acyltransferase family protein — protein MSAELRARIELSRIILIAAIVFHHTRIPSELNLYSWDNFGYLRGYIQIGLLKTAASTLTIISGYLCFWSGFDREPMLFLRKKYMTLFVPMLLWNIPMAILILSFQRNGQYLEKYDDLTSGNILKWSNALLGLTENPANEPLHFLRNLIACNLIALCVATPFRKCPFYSFAIILIVGIFNLDWYLVIRNDILVGFFLGALIASRRIDATSIDFLLPITVPIYLISAFLIFYFNVGFESLWWMGHRLLGFLAAWPLIGYLNKTAFRKISKYSQFSFFMFLSHYYVEIMLFHLFSQIFYIDKFYIFFILSGPLTIGTCIVMQLIASRVTPSLLSISTGGRA, from the coding sequence ATGAGCGCTGAATTGAGAGCAAGGATCGAACTGTCAAGAATAATCCTTATTGCGGCTATTGTATTTCATCACACACGGATACCATCGGAACTGAATCTTTATTCCTGGGATAATTTTGGATATTTACGCGGATATATTCAGATTGGATTGCTGAAGACAGCAGCAAGTACGTTAACAATCATATCCGGATATCTGTGCTTCTGGTCGGGTTTTGATCGGGAGCCGATGTTATTTCTACGCAAAAAATACATGACGCTTTTCGTTCCGATGCTCCTCTGGAATATTCCTATGGCTATTTTAATTTTATCGTTTCAGCGGAATGGTCAGTATCTTGAAAAGTATGACGATTTAACCAGCGGAAACATTCTAAAATGGAGCAATGCTCTCCTTGGCCTCACGGAGAATCCGGCGAATGAGCCTCTGCATTTCCTGCGAAACTTAATCGCGTGCAATTTAATTGCTTTGTGTGTTGCAACTCCATTTCGAAAATGCCCATTTTATTCATTCGCTATAATATTAATTGTTGGAATTTTTAACTTAGATTGGTATCTCGTGATACGAAACGATATTTTAGTTGGATTCTTCCTTGGCGCACTCATTGCATCGAGGCGCATTGATGCCACCTCTATAGATTTTTTGCTGCCAATAACTGTGCCGATCTACCTAATATCGGCATTCCTTATTTTCTACTTCAACGTAGGTTTTGAATCTCTCTGGTGGATGGGTCACAGACTATTGGGTTTCCTCGCGGCGTGGCCATTGATCGGCTATCTAAACAAGACAGCATTTCGAAAAATATCTAAATATTCTCAATTCAGTTTCTTTATGTTCCTGTCTCACTATTACGTTGAAATAATGCTTTTTCATTTATTTTCTCAGATTTTTTATATCGACAAATTCTACATATTTTTCATACTCTCGGGGCCCCTGACCATTGGCACATGCATTGTCATGCAACTGATTGCCAGCCGCGTTACGCCGTCACTGTTGAGCATTTCGACGGGGGGGAGGGCCTGA
- a CDS encoding glutamate-1-semialdehyde 2,1-aminomutase yields MSEQSTRFQKSVLLQERARELIPGGCHTYAKGEDQYPVLAPGFIERGSGCHVWDVDGNRYIEFGMGNRAVGLGHAYPAVVRAVESVLGGGCNFTRPAKIEVECAETFLELIDADMVKFCKDGSDATSGAVRLARAYTGRDLVACCADHPFFSTDDWFIGTTPMNSGIPEAVRKLTVTFRYNDITSVKELFDMHPGKLAALILEPSRGDDPRDGFLHEVQRLCRENGALLILDEMITGFRWNTGGAQKLYGIKPDLTAFGKALGNGFSVSALAGKRKYMRLGGLDYTDRPRVFLLSTTHGAETHALAAAIATMRIYRDEPVISHLHRQGEKLREGIAEAARRHGVDGHFKVVGRSSCLAFATLDRNGHPSQTYRTLFLQETIRRGVLMPSLVVSYAHDDEAVSQTIEAVDGALAVYAQALESGTDRFLVGRPSQVVFRRYNQGAEQAKILTAITRIPDVRL; encoded by the coding sequence ATGTCCGAGCAGAGCACTCGATTCCAGAAATCCGTCCTCTTGCAGGAACGAGCCCGCGAATTGATCCCGGGCGGCTGCCACACTTACGCGAAAGGCGAGGACCAGTATCCCGTCCTCGCGCCGGGATTCATCGAGCGCGGTTCGGGGTGCCACGTCTGGGACGTTGACGGAAACAGATACATCGAATTCGGCATGGGCAACCGTGCCGTCGGACTTGGCCACGCCTACCCGGCAGTAGTCCGGGCGGTCGAGTCCGTCCTGGGTGGCGGCTGTAATTTCACCCGGCCAGCCAAGATCGAAGTCGAGTGTGCCGAGACCTTCCTGGAACTCATCGATGCGGACATGGTGAAGTTCTGCAAGGACGGCTCGGATGCGACTTCGGGTGCTGTCCGGCTCGCCCGAGCCTACACAGGGCGCGATCTCGTCGCCTGTTGCGCCGACCATCCATTCTTCTCGACCGACGACTGGTTCATCGGGACCACGCCGATGAACTCGGGCATTCCCGAGGCCGTCCGGAAACTGACGGTCACCTTCCGGTATAACGACATCACCAGCGTGAAAGAATTATTCGACATGCACCCGGGCAAGCTGGCCGCCCTGATCCTCGAGCCGTCGCGCGGCGACGACCCCCGTGACGGTTTCCTGCACGAAGTCCAGCGCCTCTGCAGGGAAAACGGTGCACTGCTCATTCTGGACGAGATGATCACCGGGTTCAGGTGGAACACTGGCGGCGCGCAGAAACTCTACGGCATCAAGCCGGACCTGACGGCCTTCGGGAAGGCGCTGGGCAACGGATTCTCCGTATCCGCACTCGCCGGAAAACGTAAATACATGCGTCTCGGAGGACTGGATTACACTGACCGCCCAAGGGTGTTCCTCCTGTCGACTACCCATGGCGCGGAGACCCATGCGCTCGCCGCGGCGATCGCCACCATGCGGATATACCGCGACGAGCCCGTGATTAGTCATCTTCACCGTCAGGGCGAGAAACTCAGGGAGGGCATCGCGGAAGCCGCCAGGCGGCATGGGGTGGACGGACACTTCAAGGTAGTCGGCCGATCCAGCTGCCTGGCATTCGCCACCCTTGACCGCAACGGCCATCCGTCACAGACATACAGGACCCTGTTCCTGCAGGAGACGATCAGACGCGGAGTGCTGATGCCGTCACTTGTGGTCAGCTACGCCCACGATGACGAGGCGGTCTCCCAGACGATCGAGGCCGTCGACGGTGCACTGGCTGTGTATGCGCAGGCGCTTGAATCGGGAACTGACCGCTTCCTGGTCGGCCGCCCCTCGCAGGTCGTCTTCCGCCGCTACAACCAAGGCGCCGAACAAGCTAAAATCTTAACTGCAATAACGAGAATTCCAGATGTAAGGCTGTGA
- a CDS encoding glycosyltransferase family 2 protein, producing MASVDVVVPCYNYGRFLGDCVASILTQKGVDLRVLVIDNASKDDSVAIARNLAAQDRRVEVLTHATNKGATFSYNEGIDWGASEYFLILDADDALAPGALARAAAVLDGSPGISFTHGIEARLEANGAVRSLAVRPKGPQVEVTRGMEFIQRLCRIPVNNIGANTVIRRMSAQKQAGYYRASLPYTDDLEMWLRLATLGDVASLRIPQAIRRHHASRMSVDYQQLRDFTEREAAFESFFANEGRALTGAEFLMAKARRGLGEHAYWSAISHFFRGHGRTGADLLRLSHRWRPHAALLPPFQWILKMDRPLERAAEVVSEMPPFRRRIAADKERSCGPDISAAR from the coding sequence ATGGCTAGTGTTGATGTCGTCGTTCCCTGTTACAATTACGGACGGTTCCTTGGTGACTGCGTCGCCAGCATCCTGACGCAAAAGGGTGTCGACCTGCGGGTGCTCGTCATCGACAACGCGTCCAAGGATGATAGCGTGGCGATTGCGAGAAACCTCGCGGCCCAGGACCGCAGGGTCGAGGTTCTGACGCATGCGACCAACAAGGGCGCCACGTTCAGTTACAATGAAGGAATCGACTGGGGTGCGTCGGAGTATTTTCTCATTCTCGACGCCGACGACGCGCTGGCGCCGGGCGCGCTGGCGCGTGCGGCCGCGGTCCTCGACGGTAGCCCCGGCATAAGCTTCACGCACGGCATCGAGGCTCGACTCGAGGCGAACGGCGCCGTGCGCTCGCTCGCGGTAAGACCGAAGGGACCTCAAGTCGAGGTGACTAGGGGGATGGAATTCATCCAGAGGCTTTGCCGGATACCCGTTAACAATATCGGGGCAAACACGGTCATTCGGCGGATGTCGGCGCAAAAACAGGCGGGATACTATCGGGCGTCGCTGCCCTATACAGACGACCTGGAAATGTGGCTGCGCCTTGCGACCCTTGGCGACGTGGCCAGCCTCAGAATCCCCCAGGCGATCCGCAGACATCATGCCTCGCGCATGTCCGTCGATTACCAGCAGTTGCGTGATTTCACTGAACGCGAGGCGGCATTCGAAAGCTTCTTTGCCAATGAGGGAAGGGCGCTTACCGGTGCCGAGTTTTTGATGGCCAAGGCAAGGAGAGGCCTGGGCGAACACGCTTACTGGTCGGCGATCTCGCACTTTTTCAGAGGTCATGGCCGCACCGGCGCCGACCTTTTGCGGCTGTCGCATCGCTGGCGACCACACGCCGCCCTGTTGCCTCCCTTCCAGTGGATCTTGAAGATGGATCGCCCACTCGAACGCGCCGCCGAGGTCGTATCCGAAATGCCGCCCTTCCGCAGGAGGATCGCCGCCGATAAGGAACGATCGTGCGGTCCCGACATCTCTGCGGCAAGGTAA